The proteins below come from a single Thunnus thynnus chromosome 10, fThuThy2.1, whole genome shotgun sequence genomic window:
- the hjv gene encoding hemojuvelin: MEPQATITPHTALPWKHCIHLTLLLVQLSFPAVGASCRILRCNSDFVAATLDLGSSSSSSTGGGVGGGGGGGGGAAGVSAGVSAALSREAVNAGYCSALRSYALCTRRMARACRGDLAYHSAVQGIEDLLIQHRCPRAGPTAQPRPLPQGTLSGDACLYEKGFFTREGRAPEYLHCSVFGDPHVRTFNNDFHTCSVQGAWPLVDNEYLYIQATSSPTRGGTYATALTKITIIFKNWRQCIDQQLYQAELDNVPAAFADGSVWSGERRGHHSLQVTTQSPGRHAEISAAHIGTLLVVRQSGRSLSLSLRSPRRIVAAFGPEQDLQLCVWGCPASQRLYTPRPTPAPLPVPAASAHAHCAALLPAQDVYYQACVFDLIATGDLNASSAAVAALQDARSMISDTHRVHLQPVASAHPARHPPTLLLLLLLLLSMLGTLTSA, encoded by the exons ATGGAGCCTCAAGCCACCATCACACCACACACAGcgttaccatggaaacactgcATCCACCTGACTCTGCTGCTGGTCCAGCTGAGTTTccctgcag TCGGAGCTTCCTGTCGTATCCTGAGGTGTAACTCAGACTTTGTGGCGGCGACGTTGGACctgggcagcagcagcagcagcagcacaggcGGCGGTGtgggcggcggcggcggtggtggAGGCGGAGCAGCAGGTGTGTCAGCAGGTGTGTCAGCAGCTCTCAGCAGGGAGGCGGTGAACGCCGGTTACTGCAGCGCCCTGCGCTCCTATGCTCTGTGCACCCGGCGGATGGCGCGGGCGTGTCGCGGCGACCTGGCGTACCACTCAGCAGTTCAGGGCATTGAGGACCTGCTGATCCAGCACCGCTGCCCACGGGCGGGACCCACCGCCCAGCCCCGCCCCCTTCCTCAGGGCACGCTGTCAGGTGACGCCTGCCTCTACGAGAAGGGCTTCTTCACCCGAGAGGGCCGCGCCCCGGAGTACCTGCACTGCAGCGTGTTCGGAGACCCGCACGTTCGAACTTTCAACAACGATTTCCACACCTGTTCCGTGCAGGGGGCGTGGCCTCTCGTAGACAATGAGTACCTGTACATACAGGCCACCAGCTCGCCTACGAGGGGCGGGACTTATGCCACGGCGCTCACCAAG aTCACCATCATCTTTAAGAACTGGCGTCAGTGTATCGACCAGCAGCTGTACCAGGCGGAGCTCGATAACGTCCCGGCGGCGTTCGCTGACGGCTCCGTGTGGAGCGGCGAACGGCGAGGTCATCACAGCCTGCAGGTGACGACGCAGAGTCCCGGCCGCCACGCGGAGATCAGCGCCGCTCACATCGGCACGCTGCTGGTGGTGCGTCAGAGCGGCCGCTCGCTAAGCCTGTCGCTCCGCTCGCCGCGTCGCATCGTGGCGGCTTTTGGCCCCGAGCAGGacctgcagctgtgtgtgtggggatgCCCCGCCTCCCAGAGACTTTACACACCCCGCCCGACACCCGCCCCCTTGCCGGTGCCCGCCGCCAGCGCCCACGCCCACTGCGCCGCACTGCTTCCTGCACAGGACGTCTACTACCAGGCCTGCGTGTTCGACCTCATCGCCACCGGAGACCTGAACGCCAGCTCGGCTGCCGTCGCCGCGCTGCAGGACGCCCGATCCATGATCTCTGACACGCACAGAGTCCACCTGCAGCCCGTAGCCTCCGCCCACCCAGCACGCCACCCCcccacgctgctgctgctgctgctgctgctgctcagcatgCTGGGAACTCTGACCAGCGCCTGA